Sequence from the Thermocoleostomius sinensis A174 genome:
ATCAAACTAACGTGACGAATCAAAAAAGATGAGAAGGGAGCACTTCCACCTTCCCCATCTGTAGCCCCAAATCTTTATATCACTTGGCAACCACTATTCTTAATACCCCAGAACAGGAATGGCAGTCATGAAGAAAATGATTCGCTATATCTTTCAAGATTGGTCCGTTAATCGATCGGCTAGTATCAAGTCAAGTCTGGTCTTAGCACTGTTTCGACTGGCTCAATTAGCAACTCGATCGCCGCGCTATTTAGCAGGTTTGGCAAGCGTATATGGCGTGCTATACCAAGTGCTCGTAGGTTGGCTACTAGGAATTGAGTTACCTAGTTCTGTGCAAGTGGGTCAATACTTAAAACTGCGGCATGGCGTAGCCTTGGTAGTGCATCGGGATACGGTGATTGGCGATTACTGCACGCTGCGGCACTCTACGACAATTGGCAACAAGCAGCGATCGGACGGCTCATTCACTAACGCTCCCAAAATTGGTAATCATGTCGATATTGGAGCCAATGTGGTGATATTAGGAGCGATTACCATCGGAGATCATGCGGTGATTGGTGCAGGAGCCGTGGTAGTGAAGGATGTGCCGTCTGGTGCAGTAGTGGCAGGCAATCCTGCTAAAATCCTTGGCGTTGTCAATCAATCTACCAATCATGAAACAGAATTTCCTCTAATGATGGAGGTTTAGTGTATGCCTAAGGTTTCTGTTATCGTTCCTACCTATAACTCGATCGCGTATCTTCCTGAAACGATCGAGAGTATATTACAGCAAACATTCACTGATTTTGAAGTGCTGATTGTCGATGACGGTAGCACCGATCAGACGGTAGCGTGGGCCAAGCAAATCGTTGATCCCCGGGTACGGGTCATAATGCAACCGAACCAAGGAGTTTCAGTGGCTCGCAATACAGGCATTCTGCAAGCCCAAGGAGAGTATGTAGCGTTTCTAGATGCCGATGATACCTGGAATCACTCTAAATTAGAACAACAAGTCTATTATTTAGATACTCATCCGAAGATTGGCTGGGTACATAGTTGGGTATCGCTGATTGACGCGCAGAGTCAACCGATTGGTAAACCGCTAATTTCGTCAGCCGAGGGACAAATTTGGGAAGAATTGCTGATTCGCAATGCCATTGCTTGTTGTTCAGTGATGGTGCGGCGATCGTGTTTTTCTGTGGCAGGATTGTTTGATCCCAATATTCGCTCAGCGGAAGATTGGGAATTGTGGATTCGTCTTGCGTTTCATTACCCAATTGGGTTAATTAAAGAACCTCTAGCACGATATCGAGTCTTACCAACAAGCAAATCTAAGAATTGCCAACTAGTAGAACGATCGTTGCATCAAATTATTGAAAAAACTTTTGCAGACATTCCACTTAACTACCAATCATGGAAGTCCCGCAGCTACGGCTACGCCTACTTATATTTGGCGTGGAAGGCACTGCAAGGTCAAACCAAAGATATCAGTGCAGCAATCCGGTATCGACAACAAGCCAAACAATACTGTCCTCGTTTGCGTTATTCCGTCGAGTATCTGCGTTTAGGTGTGGCGATTGGTTTGATACAAGTAGTTGGAGGCGATCGCTATACATTGTTTTTGCGCACGGTGAATAGGCTGCAAGGGTGGATCACTCAGGTACAAAGGATAAACGTTCGCTGGCATTCTCAACAAGAATCATTGTAATGTGCTTGCTCAGGTTTGCATCCTTATCTAGATTCGGCGATGTTATTCGTATTAGCTCATGACACTCACTCAAACACTGAAGCGGCTTTCCTCGAATCAATTTGCCAGAAATGTTGGTTGGTTGGGCGGTGCAGAACTGGTGCAACGAGTCTTTCGCCTAGCTACCACTGTTACCTTAGCGCGAGTTTTTACGCCGGAAGACTATGGGATGGTTTCGGCAATTTATACAACGTTTGAGTTTGGCAATGTGCTTTGTTTACGAGGAGGAATTGGAGCTAAGGTGGTGCAAGCATCTGATTCCGAACTGGCTATTATCACCAATACGTCTTATTGGCTGAACTGGCTGTTGTGCGGAGCGATCGCCTTGATTCAGTGTGCCTTAGCTTATCCGATCGCCCAGTTTTATGGTAGTTCTGAATTATTTCTACCCATTTGCGTCCTGGCGTTGAGCTATTTAATCTTGCCTGTGTTTTTGGTGCAATCGTCGCTCGTGGAACGGGAAAATCGGTTGCATGTTAGAGCCTGGGGATCGGCAGCACAGACGATCGTTAGTAACTTAATAATGGTAGTGTTAGCTGCACTAGGTTGGGGCGTTTGGGCGGTCGTTTGGGCAATTGTTTGTAGTTATCCAGTGTGGATTTTCATCACCTATCGCAATCATGATTGGCGGCCTCGGCAGGACTTTAATTTGAATCAGTGGCAAGACATTCTTCGGTTCGGTAGCCAGATGCTAGGAGTAGAGTTACTGAATCGAATTCGCTTCAACATCGACTATCTGCTAGTAGCTCATTTTCTAGGGTTGGAAGTTTTGGGGCTTTACTTTTTTGCCTTTAATGCTGGACTCGGAATTAGCCTTAGTGTAATTGGGTCTTTAACACTGGCTTGGTATCCTCATTTCTGTCAGGTACGCACAGATCTGAATCAACTGAAGCAGCGATATTTTGGTAGCTTCAAAACCATTCTGACAATTGTTGTCCCAATCGTACTCTTACAAACCAGTCTTGCCCCCCTCTATGTGCCAATTGTTTTTGGGCCACAATGGACTTCTGCTATTCCCATTTTAATTTTGATTTGTTTTTCTGCTATTCCCATCGCTTTATCACGAGCAAATTCTCAACTGTTACAAACATTAGATCAGATTGTGATTGATTTGCGCTGGAATGTTATATTCACTGTTTTCTTTGCTGTTTGTATTTACTTTGCCGTTTCAGGCGGAATTACCTGGGTGGGGATTACGGTTCTACTAACGCAAGCAATCTGTGTGCCGTTTTTCACTATTTGGGTCATCCATTATGTTTTTGGATGGAGAAGCTAGATTATGAAAACGCTTTACACCGACTTACAAAAACAGGTAAATCAAGCCCTGTGGAAGTTAACACAATCCTCAATGAAATCAGCTAGTTCTCCGCCAAATTTGCCTGTTTCGACAACGATGCAGATTTACTGGCCAACGGTCTATCAATGGGCATTGGCTCAAAAGTGGGTTGGCTCTTTGGTAAAAAACTTTCAGCAATATCTTCCAGTTCAATTCAGTAATATTCCACAGCCTTATCAGGGTATCGTGATTTTTCAAGTTAGGAAAGACAGCGAGCTACAGTCTGTTGCGATCGATTACAGTGATTCTTCAACAGTAAATTTAGATTGTGCACAACAGGTTAGACTTTATTTCAAAATGCAGTATCTTTGTGAGGGTTATCAACTTGCTCATGTTGTTCCTGGAGGTTTTGTTCCAGCAGATAAAAACCTATATCGCCATTTACCGTATCTACGTCATCAGCGCGATCGAAAAACATTCACTTACGATGTGTATGGACGATTTGGAAGGCATCTAGGAACAGCCATTCGCACCCAAGCCGTAGAGATTTTGTCTCAACAACACCAATTTCGCTATGAAGGCGGGCTGAAGAAAGTGCGCTACCTCCGATCGTTGCAAGAAATCAGCCGATCAAAGGTCTGTCTTGATTTACCAGGGAATGGATCGTTTTGCTTCCGCTTAGTTGATTATTTCGCAGTTGGCGCCTGCGTGATTAGCTATCCACATCGAACCCGTCTGCCGAGTCCACTTGTCGATCGGCAGCACATTGTGTACTGTCGCGAAGATTTTTCAGATTTACTGGATCTATGTGCCTATTACCTTGAGAACGAAGTGGCACGTGAACAGATTTGTCAACAATCTCGCCACTATTTCGATCACTATCTCGATCGCACACAACTATCCCAATATTACTTGACTACTATCCACAACGTCTTATTTTGTTGATGGATACATTGATTTAGATTATGGTATCACCTTCATCATGCTAGTCATCAACTTTAAATTCAAGCGATATCTATTCCTAGCCCTGTTTGCGGGGTTACTGGCTTTAGTTCCAACACTAGCACAATGTACTGATTTACCTAGCAGCGATTTACCTAGCGTAGCTCCCCTTCCCCATCCGGCGATCGCAACAAGCACCAATCTCGCCCCCCCTACAACTCGCGATCCTTGGCTTTGGCCGTTTTCTCAAGATTCGATTTGGAATATGCCGATCGGCAGTCACGCTCAATATAAGCCTGCCAACTTGCCACCTGCTGAGCGAATGCGCCCCGATTTTGATCTGCTGTTTGTCATCCCTGAGGGCAGCCCTTTGCGGGCACTTTATAATCCCGGTAGCTGGCATCAACGCTGTTTAGGCACCACAACCTATGAACATTTATCTATTCCTATTCCAGATGATTTAATTGTGCCAGATGCAATTAACACGTCCACCCGACTATATACTCCTAACAATGCAGCGGCCCTTTTACAACCGGATGGGCGCACACTGATTCAATTAGCTCCAATGGCGCGTTGTGTTCGGGGTGGCCCGGTTTATGGTTATCGCTTGAAAGATAATGTGGATATTTATAGTCAGGGTATTGAAGGAAGTCATTATGGCTCTGGGTTGTCAGCGATCGGCGGCGCAATTCGCAAAGGAGAACTCTTGGGTGATGCTCCAATTCGTCATGCGCTGAAGTTGGAACTGTGGGAGAAATATCTTCACTATGACCCTACAAGTCCGACCCCTGGCTATCGTTGGCCTGCTACGCGAGCAGATGGACAGGCAGCGGAGATTTATGAAGGAACCGATCCGGATCTTGTGATGGGAGCGTTATTGGCAATTCCACCTCAAATCAGTGAAGCCAGCTTGAATTTACAAACACCAGCGGGTAGAAAATTATTTCATGCACTGCAAGACTATGGTGGATATCACGTGGATGTAACAGGTTGGAATTGTTATGGAATTGCTATCGAGAAAGGAGCAGAGGAAGAGTTCAAGCAAGCATATGGATACGATTTTTTGGCAGACACGCAAACAAATCTACCATTCTATGAAGACTTAATGAAACTATTTCAATCGCTCTCGATCGTAATCAACAATGCACCTGATAATGTAGGGGGAGGTGGAACGCTGCGCACATCTTTAGCACCCCCTTTCCGTAACGAGATTCCTGAAACTTCATAACTATTACAGTTCTAATTTTTGAACTCTAGAACGAATTCAATCGATCGTAATCTGACTAATTGCACATGAAAGAAAATATGACAAATCACTCTCCTCGCATCAGTATTGGACTGGCTGTGTATAACGGTGAGACTTATCTGCAAGAAACTCTAGATTCTATTCTGGAGCAAACGTTTACTGACTTTGAATTAATCATTTCAGATAATGCTTCGACCGATCGCACAGTAGAAATCTGTCAGGATTATGCAGCCCGCGACTCTCGGATTCGCTTCTATCAAAACGATCGCAATCGCGGAGCTTGTTGGAATCAAAACCGCGTCTATGAGCTTGCTAGAGGTGAATATTACAAACTAGCAGCCCATGATGATCTGTGTGCTCCAACATTTTTAGCTCGCTGTGTAGAAGTCTTAGATCAGCATCCTGATGTAGTTGTATGTTATCCTCAAACCTTGATCATCAACGAGCAAGGTGAGATTCAAACTCAGTATCCTGATGGTAAATTAATTGGTAATCCCAACAAACACGCCCGACCTTGGCAATCTTGGTTATCTCCTCTGATAGGAGACGGACAGTTACACTTGGATTCTCCTTGCCCTTCAGTTCGATTTCGCGATATTGTTTGCGAACTCGGCAAGTGTCATCCGATCTTTGGTCTCATTCGTGTCAGCGCTCTCAAGCAAACACCTGGTTTGCAAGCCTATAGTCACGCAGATGGAGTGTTGTTGGCAAGATTAGCTTTGCTTGGAACGTTCTATCAAGTTCCAGAAGTACTGTTCTTTTCAAGGGAGCATCCTCAGCAATCTTCGCAGCGATATCGCAACCGCCAGAAGGGAGGACATGATTACCACGCCTACAACGTGTGGTGGAACCCCGACAATGCTAGTAAATTATGCGTACCAACCTGGAAGATTTTTTCAGAGTTTTGTCTGGCGGCTGCGGAATCGCCCATTACGATACCCGGCAAACTAGGCTGTTATTTTGCAGCGCTGCGCTGGCTACGTGGCAACTGGCGATCGTTGCTATCGGAAGTGCAAATTGTGCTGAGGCAACAAGCCGGCCGTAGGTGGCAGTCGTGGCAACCAAAACGTCGATCGCTAGTTTCAAATGATTAATCACTGGGCGTTGCTGAACGCCGAGATGAATTGCCCTCATCCCCAACCCTTCTAGGGAGAAGGGAGCTAGACCTGTTGTTTCCTCTGCTTTGGGAAAGGGCTAGGGTGAGGACTGCAAGTAGCTCCAGCACGAGAATCATACTTCTGTTCGGCAACGCCAATCACTGCACCAAATTTATGATGTCATGAAAATTGCATTTGTCAGCCAACCCTGGAACGAGGTAACACCCCCTGTGTTGTCCTCATCGATTGTTATTTGGACGCATGAAGTGGTTCATCGCTTAGTTCGAACCCATGATTGTGATGTGGTGATCTATTCTAAACAAATCCCATTCCAACCTCGAACTGAGAAAAATGACCGCATCCTGTATCGTCGCATTCGCAATGATTGGCAAGGAGCGCTTTATCGGTTGTTCGATAAAGTTTCTAAGACAATGGGTTGGCAGTGGCGATCGTTTAGTTCATCCATCTATTACTTGCCTTATATTCTGCACATTGCCTACGATTTACGCCAACAGCAGTGCGATGTGGTGCATGTTCATAACATGTCGCAATTTGTGCCAATCATTCGCCAATTGAATCCTCACATCAAAATTGTGTTACATATGCATTGCGAATGGCTGACGCAACTTCATCCCACCCAGATTAAACCTCGAATTCAGCAGGCAGATCTTGTTATTGGGTGCAGCGAGTTTATTACCCACAACATTCGTCAACAGTTTCCACCCCTGGCTTCACGGTGCCATACCGTGTGGAATGGGGTTGATCCACAGAGATTTAATCGTCGTGATCGCGCGACTGAGTCATCCACTCAGAATCTGCTATTTGTCGGTCGCATTTCGCCGGAAAAAGGTACTCACATCCTACTGCAAGCCTTTGAAAAGATTGTCACCGTTTACCCAAACGCACGCCTGACGCTGGTAGGGTCAATTGGAGCGAGTCCTGTTGAATTCACCGTTGGTTTGAGCCAGGACTCAATCGATCGCGCTCTGATTCCGCTGTATTCCAAGCAATATTTTGCCCAACTACAGCAATCCCTAGCGCCATCGATTGCCAATCGGGTGGTGTTTACAGGCGCTATTAGCCACTCCAACTTGATGGAGTTGTATCAGGATGCGGATGTTTTCGTTTACCCGTCGGTATGGAACGAGCCATTTGGCATTCCGATTGTAGAAGCAATGGCGGCGGTACTTCCAGTCGTCTCAACCCGCAGCGGTGGCATTGTGGAGATCATTACCTCTGGCAAAACCGGGCTGTTGGTTGAGCGCAACAATGCATCGGCACTGGCAACCGCCATATTGCGGCTTTTAGCAGATGCAGAACTGCGAACTTCCATAGCAAAAGCCGGACGCCGGCAAGTGTTAGAGCAATTTACCTGGGATCGGGTTGCCCAAGATGTGCTGCATCATTATCAACAACTGTGTCGTCAGGAACCAACGTCGATTAAGCCTCATCGATCGCGGGTAATGGCTAATTGGTGATGGCTAATTAATCTCGGGGCTTGGCCTTTTTGCCAATCTCTAATTCTCAACTTTCAACCTCTCAAAGCGATGACTCAGTATACGTTTGCAATTATTGGCGGTGGCATTGTTGGTCTATCTACTGCAATGGCAGTAGGGCAACGGTATCCAGATGCTCGGATTCTCGTTCTAGAGAAAGAAAGCGGCTGGGCCCACCACCAAACAGGGCGCAACAGCGGCGTGATTCACTCTGGGCTGTATTACCAACCGGGAAGCTTGAAAGCAAGATTGTGTCGCAACGGCAATCGATCGATGGTGGCATTCTGTCAGCAATATGGGATTGACTACGAGTTGTGCGGTAAGGTGATTGTTGCCACAGACCCAGCAGAGTTACCACAACTCGATCGCTTATATGAACGAGGATTGCAAAATGGTGTGAAACTCGATCGCCTCAGCGGAGACGCCATTCGAGACATTGAACCGTATGTCAATTGCATTGCCGGGCTACGGGTTCATTCGGCTGGTATTGTCAATTATAAACAAGTGTGTCAAACCTATGTTGATATCATTCAACGACAGGGTGGCAATCTCTGCTTAAATACTACTGTTCAGAATTTAGTTCAAGCATCAAATGGATACACTATAGAAACGAATCAGGGAACATTTTCAACCCAATTTTTAATCAATTGTGCTGGGCTACATAGCGATCGAATCGCTCGAATGGGGCAAGCAGATCCAACAGCCAAAATCATTCCCATTCGCGGCGAGTACTATGAACTCAAACCAGAAAAACGGTATTTGGTTCGTCATCTCATTTATCCTCTACCCGATCCGACCATGCCTGTATTGGGTGTTCACTTCACTCGTATGATTGATGGCACAATTCACGCCGGCCCAAATGCGGTTTTAAGTTTAAAGCGCGAAGGCTACCGCAAAACCGATATTGATTTACGGGATATGACAGAAGTGCTAACCTATTCTGGCTTTTGGAAAATGGTGGCTGCCTATCCAACCACCGCCATTCAAGAATTGATTCGCTCGTTCAGTAAAGCTGCATTTGTTCGCAGCCTGCAACGATTAATTCCCGATGTGCAAGCCAATGATCTGATTCCGTCTCCCGCTGGCGTGCGAGCA
This genomic interval carries:
- a CDS encoding serine acetyltransferase codes for the protein MKKMIRYIFQDWSVNRSASIKSSLVLALFRLAQLATRSPRYLAGLASVYGVLYQVLVGWLLGIELPSSVQVGQYLKLRHGVALVVHRDTVIGDYCTLRHSTTIGNKQRSDGSFTNAPKIGNHVDIGANVVILGAITIGDHAVIGAGAVVVKDVPSGAVVAGNPAKILGVVNQSTNHETEFPLMMEV
- a CDS encoding glycosyltransferase family 2 protein, which encodes MPKVSVIVPTYNSIAYLPETIESILQQTFTDFEVLIVDDGSTDQTVAWAKQIVDPRVRVIMQPNQGVSVARNTGILQAQGEYVAFLDADDTWNHSKLEQQVYYLDTHPKIGWVHSWVSLIDAQSQPIGKPLISSAEGQIWEELLIRNAIACCSVMVRRSCFSVAGLFDPNIRSAEDWELWIRLAFHYPIGLIKEPLARYRVLPTSKSKNCQLVERSLHQIIEKTFADIPLNYQSWKSRSYGYAYLYLAWKALQGQTKDISAAIRYRQQAKQYCPRLRYSVEYLRLGVAIGLIQVVGGDRYTLFLRTVNRLQGWITQVQRINVRWHSQQESL
- a CDS encoding lipopolysaccharide biosynthesis protein; amino-acid sequence: MTLTQTLKRLSSNQFARNVGWLGGAELVQRVFRLATTVTLARVFTPEDYGMVSAIYTTFEFGNVLCLRGGIGAKVVQASDSELAIITNTSYWLNWLLCGAIALIQCALAYPIAQFYGSSELFLPICVLALSYLILPVFLVQSSLVERENRLHVRAWGSAAQTIVSNLIMVVLAALGWGVWAVVWAIVCSYPVWIFITYRNHDWRPRQDFNLNQWQDILRFGSQMLGVELLNRIRFNIDYLLVAHFLGLEVLGLYFFAFNAGLGISLSVIGSLTLAWYPHFCQVRTDLNQLKQRYFGSFKTILTIVVPIVLLQTSLAPLYVPIVFGPQWTSAIPILILICFSAIPIALSRANSQLLQTLDQIVIDLRWNVIFTVFFAVCIYFAVSGGITWVGITVLLTQAICVPFFTIWVIHYVFGWRS
- a CDS encoding glycosyltransferase produces the protein MKTLYTDLQKQVNQALWKLTQSSMKSASSPPNLPVSTTMQIYWPTVYQWALAQKWVGSLVKNFQQYLPVQFSNIPQPYQGIVIFQVRKDSELQSVAIDYSDSSTVNLDCAQQVRLYFKMQYLCEGYQLAHVVPGGFVPADKNLYRHLPYLRHQRDRKTFTYDVYGRFGRHLGTAIRTQAVEILSQQHQFRYEGGLKKVRYLRSLQEISRSKVCLDLPGNGSFCFRLVDYFAVGACVISYPHRTRLPSPLVDRQHIVYCREDFSDLLDLCAYYLENEVAREQICQQSRHYFDHYLDRTQLSQYYLTTIHNVLFC
- a CDS encoding glycosyltransferase family 2 protein is translated as MTNHSPRISIGLAVYNGETYLQETLDSILEQTFTDFELIISDNASTDRTVEICQDYAARDSRIRFYQNDRNRGACWNQNRVYELARGEYYKLAAHDDLCAPTFLARCVEVLDQHPDVVVCYPQTLIINEQGEIQTQYPDGKLIGNPNKHARPWQSWLSPLIGDGQLHLDSPCPSVRFRDIVCELGKCHPIFGLIRVSALKQTPGLQAYSHADGVLLARLALLGTFYQVPEVLFFSREHPQQSSQRYRNRQKGGHDYHAYNVWWNPDNASKLCVPTWKIFSEFCLAAAESPITIPGKLGCYFAALRWLRGNWRSLLSEVQIVLRQQAGRRWQSWQPKRRSLVSND
- a CDS encoding glycosyltransferase family 4 protein, which codes for MKIAFVSQPWNEVTPPVLSSSIVIWTHEVVHRLVRTHDCDVVIYSKQIPFQPRTEKNDRILYRRIRNDWQGALYRLFDKVSKTMGWQWRSFSSSIYYLPYILHIAYDLRQQQCDVVHVHNMSQFVPIIRQLNPHIKIVLHMHCEWLTQLHPTQIKPRIQQADLVIGCSEFITHNIRQQFPPLASRCHTVWNGVDPQRFNRRDRATESSTQNLLFVGRISPEKGTHILLQAFEKIVTVYPNARLTLVGSIGASPVEFTVGLSQDSIDRALIPLYSKQYFAQLQQSLAPSIANRVVFTGAISHSNLMELYQDADVFVYPSVWNEPFGIPIVEAMAAVLPVVSTRSGGIVEIITSGKTGLLVERNNASALATAILRLLADAELRTSIAKAGRRQVLEQFTWDRVAQDVLHHYQQLCRQEPTSIKPHRSRVMANW
- the lhgO gene encoding L-2-hydroxyglutarate oxidase translates to MTQYTFAIIGGGIVGLSTAMAVGQRYPDARILVLEKESGWAHHQTGRNSGVIHSGLYYQPGSLKARLCRNGNRSMVAFCQQYGIDYELCGKVIVATDPAELPQLDRLYERGLQNGVKLDRLSGDAIRDIEPYVNCIAGLRVHSAGIVNYKQVCQTYVDIIQRQGGNLCLNTTVQNLVQASNGYTIETNQGTFSTQFLINCAGLHSDRIARMGQADPTAKIIPIRGEYYELKPEKRYLVRHLIYPLPDPTMPVLGVHFTRMIDGTIHAGPNAVLSLKREGYRKTDIDLRDMTEVLTYSGFWKMVAAYPTTAIQELIRSFSKAAFVRSLQRLIPDVQANDLIPSPAGVRAQAVKPDGHFVEDFLLIRTAHAMHVCNAPSPAATASIEIGKAIVAELSSLVNDRAVETLRSG